Below is a genomic region from Ailuropoda melanoleuca isolate Jingjing chromosome 8, ASM200744v2, whole genome shotgun sequence.
TACATCTTTCCACGTTCTAAAATTCTTTCGAGGGGAGGACAATTGGATGAACTTAATGTTAATGTCCCttctaaaaaaatagtctttgagTCCCAAACACTGGACTTCAGGAAAGTAGGAATGATGACTCTGACTTCACCTACAAGGATCTCTCAAGGCACAGTGGCTCCAGGGAAAGATGCCTCTCTTACTCTTTTCTGCTTGGCTATTTTCATAATCTCAATCCGGAGCCCAGTCACTGCCAAAACCCTTCCCTGATTTAATTCACCTGTGAGCCCCTGGTTTCTGACTTTCTACTTCCCTTCCCATGGCATGCTGCACTTGGAGACTTAGGGGACCACATGCCTGTGAGGCTCCTGGCCTGACCAGTCATATCAGGGCTTATACAAAACAGATTAAGGCAGATTTGTTTAACAATTCAACTAAATCATATGGCaaatcaaaaaaacagaaatttattatagATGTAGATTACATTAGACTACAAATGTATTGGAGAGCTAAATAGGAGCACATCCTGGAGTATATTGAGTGAAAAGAACATGATGGGGATCATAGAACTGGATGAGAAAAGATCTTGTCTGATCCAAAGAAACACCATTTTTCAACTGTCGTCACTTACAAAAGTCtgttaaaaaattcatttgctgTGTTCCATCTTTTGTCCATTTACCTGTTAAATGCTATTTTTTGTTCTTATGTATATAAGGTATTAATGCCAGTTGTAGAAGAAAATGAGACTCACATTTGATAGTGTAATGGGGCAAGAGACGTACACATCATCAGAAAGAAGTTTATATTTCCTAAGGGAGGTATGCTGAAGATGGGTATGCCTGTCTCACCACAGCAGCAAGAATCACAGAAGGGCTTCATAAAGGGGGACATAATCATGTGGGTTTTGAATGACTATTAAATAGCAGTTCGCCTGGTGACCAATGGGAATAGCTATTCTGTGCCCTCAAAAAGCAGCATATGAAAAAGCAGGCAGATGTGATAAAGCATGCTTTTGGACATTTCAAAACACTTGGACATGGCTGGAACATGAAGTATGCAGTGGAGTGGTTGGTAAACAATCTGAGATAGGTGGGCAGGAGTGCAAGCAAGAAGAGCTTTGCATGCCATATCAAGATCCTAGCAGGAAATGGAGCTCACAGCTACATTAGGATCATTTAGGGCAGTGTAATACAGAAATCATTCTCAAAGATGTGGGTAAGTGTAGGGAAGTCACAAGTGCTTGTGAAGTTCCTGGATTAGTGACAGCAGGCACTGTTATCATCCCTTGGACTGAAGGGACAAGAGGAAGACACGGTTAAAAGAAGGATATTTATAGAGAGATATAGCTAGCTTGCAGCAGTCCTGTGGGGAGGGAGCTGAAGGAATAAATCCCTCACCTGCCTTCAATCTTCTGTTGGTGTTTCCTATTGTCAAATCCAATCAGAAGTGAGAGAGCAGGGAATCTCTGGATGTAGTCCAGCGTCCAAGGAACCAGATCATGATGGAAAGTGGTGGAAGGTAAGTCAGAGTAGGGTAATACAAGGGATTCTGAGCAGTATACACTAAGAAAggttatatttgtgtttttgttgatGAATTTCACATGATAGAATATTTCTTTAGCTATGAAAAGCTGTCACTGGAAGATGGAAATCCTAGAAGTAGTCTTATTAGTTACAAAGCTATTTTAATACCCTAGGCAAGAAATGAGGACGGCATGAATTGGAGTAGAATTGGTGGGCATGAAAGAGAGGTAAGAAACTGAATGATTATGTGGGAGGAATAAATGACATTTAGGATGATTCATCTCGTTTTCTAACCACTTTCAGGAAGATAAAGCTGTGTGTTCTCTTCATTATTATGTTTTCTGCATCAGTCACCAATGACACTGCCTTCCATCCTTCCACATTTATTCTACTTGGAATCCCTGGGCTGCAAGACCAGCACGTGTGGGCTGCCATCCCCTTCTGCTCCATGTATATCCTTGCTCTCGTTGGCAATGGCACCATCCTCTCCATCATCATTGCAGACAGAACTCTGCATGAGCCAATGTACCTCTTCCTGTGCCTACTTTCTATCGCTGACCTGATTCTCTGTTCCACCACCTTGCCCAAAATGCTAACAATCTTCTGGCTTAAGACCCATATGATTTCCTACCATGGCTGTCTCACACAGATGTTCTTTGTTCACGCTGTTTTTGCCATGGAGTCGGCTATTCTACTGGCCATGGCTTTTGACCGCTATGTGGCTATCTGCCGTCCGCTTCACTATACATCCATCCTCAATGCCACAGTGATTGGGAAGATTGGCCTGGCATGTGTGGTCCGTGGCCTCCTCTTTGTTTTCCCCTTTGTCATCCTCATCGAACGCTTACCCTTCTGTGGACATCACATCATCCCCCACACCTACTGTGAGCACATGGGCATTGCCAAGCTGGCTTGTGCCAGCATCAAGCCCAACACCATTTATGGTCTCACTGTGGCACTTGTAGTCACTGGCATGGATGTGGTCCTCATCGCCACCTCCTATGGCCTGATCCTGCGGGCTGTGCTGCGCCTGCCCTCAAAAGATGCCCAATTCCGAGCATTTAGCACTTGTGGAGCCCACATCTGTGTGATTCTTGTTTTCTATGtacctgcctttttttcttttttcacccaTCGCTTCGGCCAACGAGTACCTCCTCATGTCCATATTGTACTTGCAAATCTCTATCTCCTTGTACCCCCTGTTCTCAACCCCCTGGTCTATGGCATTAATATCAAACAGATCCGCCTGAGAATATTAGGCTTTTTTATGGGAAGGAGGTAGCTGGACTCTCTGCACACCCCAAGGACCGATGGGAAAAGTTGTAACTGATCTGGCACCTTGCTTGGACTAGAGGTTTCTGTTTCTGCTAATTCTGATCAGCCAGTATCATGTATTATCTGAAACTTTTGAAGTACCTAGAACAACATTTATACCTGCTAAATCTATGGAGTACTATTTTCCTGTGAGGCTATTATGTGGCTCATTAATAGACCCGTAGGTTTTGAATCTTTGTGGGAAAACATCAGGAGGCATTGTAGTAGTACTTTTAACATAAGAGCCAGTAAGTTACTCTGTGTTCAGAAAACCCAGTGCTggacattgtccacaatagctaaattgagGAAGGacccaagatgtccttcaacagatgactggttaagaagatgtggtcgatacacacaatggaatattgctcagctatcaagaagaatgatttctcaacatttgttgcaacatggacggcactggaggagataatgctaagtgaaataagtcaagcagagaaagacaattatcatatggtttcactcatctatggaacataagaagtaggaagatcagtaggagaagaaagggataaagaaagggggagtaaacagaagggggaatgaagcctgagagactatggactctgagaaacaaactgagggcttcagaggggtgggggtgggggaatgggataggctggtgatgggtagtaaggagggcacatattgcgtgatgcactgggtgttatatgcaactaatgaatcatggaactttacatcaaaaaccagggatgtactgtatggtgactaacataataaaataaaaaatattggggcgcctgggtggcacagtggttaagcgtctgccttcggctcagggcgtgatcccggcgttatgggatcgagccccacatcaggctcctctgctatgagcctgcttcttcctctcccactccccctgcttgtgttccctctctcgctggctgtctctatctctgtcaaataaataaataaaatcttttaaaaaaatattataataaaagaaaacccagtgctggaaagaggaaaagtgaTCAGAAAAGATCTACTCCTTTATAACTTAAAGAAATTgagaataacacacacacacacattgattgattgactgCCAGCATTTTCTTAGACCAAGAGTGCAGTAAGAGTGTCAACCCTAGATGAGAGATGGGCTGAGGCAGCCCAGGATCCTCTGGATGTGGCATTAGATTTAAACAGATGGAGATGACTGCTAAGTGACTCTTTGTACGAAGTCTGGAAGCACATTATCCACGGGAAAGCCATAACTCAAGGTTCTCAAGGAATTGCTTCAAAAAATGATACTTTGTAGGTGATATATTCACTTAATTTCTGATgatctttgcatttttctctgatattctcTCAGCAATGAACTTTACATTTAcatgtaaatgatttttatggGCCACTGTGGAGGTAGTCTGACCTTGTGTTTGCCTCATTTAGTCAACATTTTGGGTATATACAAATTCCCGGGACACAGAGTTTCCTGCTAATGTTAGCCAGGATAGCCGAGGCTAGTCAGACCCGCAAGTAGCTTTCTCCAAACAGCTGGCCTTTAGCACAGGCTTGCCTTCCACAGGAGCTGGGGTGTTTGTTTTTGGATACCTTGAAAGGGATGAAAGCAAGCAA
It encodes:
- the LOC100468690 gene encoding olfactory receptor 52D1, which produces MESGGRKIKLCVLFIIMFSASVTNDTAFHPSTFILLGIPGLQDQHVWAAIPFCSMYILALVGNGTILSIIIADRTLHEPMYLFLCLLSIADLILCSTTLPKMLTIFWLKTHMISYHGCLTQMFFVHAVFAMESAILLAMAFDRYVAICRPLHYTSILNATVIGKIGLACVVRGLLFVFPFVILIERLPFCGHHIIPHTYCEHMGIAKLACASIKPNTIYGLTVALVVTGMDVVLIATSYGLILRAVLRLPSKDAQFRAFSTCGAHICVILVFYVPAFFSFFTHRFGQRVPPHVHIVLANLYLLVPPVLNPLVYGINIKQIRLRILGFFMGRR